TTCTTGGTTTTATCATCCTCTGTTtaggaaaaaacaacatttttttaaagataaacCAATACAACATATGTGATTAGCAAAATCACGTGGCACATAATACATAAAGACGCACACTGTTTATCGCTGATAACGCTTACGCTTGCGATGATTGGGGTGTACTGGTGCCACCGCTTCCGGTACTACCAGCCGATCCCGGACCCGCCGGTGGTTGATGCTGCTTTTGTGCCTGTGATCGCACGAAATCGATCTTAGCGTAGGTGAAGGCGGCACATCGTaccggttgctgttgctgttgctgttggtgcagATTGCACCCGCTCGAACTGGGACTAGGACTGGAGGAATTAGTTACGTCGAACGAGCTGCGCGACTCGTTCGACCCAGGTAACGGTTCGTCTACGTCCATCTTCGTAACGCCACCggtactgttgctgttgctggagtTGTTGTTGCCGCTAGCATTGCCTGCCAAAAGCATCAACGTCCCGGGAGCGTACGGTGAAGCGACCGGCGGTTGCTTGCTGCAAGGTGGCAGATCGAGACTAGCATAATGTAGCTCGCGCTCCGAGCTAACCGAGGGCGGACGGGAAACGATATTCGGATCGGTTATAGAACTGACCGAATCCGGGCGGGATCCGGGCACACTGGGGCTGGTAGTGGTAGAGGACGAACCCATTGTAGCGAGGGCCGTGCTCGAGGCGGTAGGactttggtttttgctttcgcaCAACGTCGACGTGGACGAGGCAGACGATGAGGTAGCTGATATGACGGGAAGCCGTTCACTGTTGGCCGAGTTTGGCCTCGTGCTGacaccggcaccggcagcAATGGTGCAACCAGTTGGACCGGACGTAATTGTGCCAACCTTACCGATCAACTCACTGTTGACACTATTTGGACGCGTACCGGTAGAGATACTACGCTGCAACGGTGGcagctggtgctggtgttgaTCGGTAAATGAGAAGACCGGCTCACCCGTGCGCCGTGCGAGGTTGAGTGCTTTTGGTGAGTTAGCTGAACCCATCGGTAGCTTGCTGTGTGACAGCAATTCCGCGTCCTGTGACGAGGTAATTGGTTTGAAGCCCATCTGAGGGCTGGAGAGTAGTAACGTTGACTTGCGTGCCACCAGCACCGGTGGCGAAACGCTGTCAGTTGTGCTTGGGAAACTTCCCGTAGCCAGAGTCGTGATAGCGAGAGGTGAAGTGTGTACGCCTAAAGTTCCCATTCCCATTGAAGTAGTGGAAAGCTTTCGTGAACTTGCCGGATTCATCAGCGCGTAGTCTCCAGCCCCATCGTCCTCGAAACGATTTCGTGATGGTGGTTGAACATTTAGCTGCACATTCATACCATCGACAGGCGGTGTGTTTGGACAATAGTTCACGTAGTCTGGCTGTCCAAAGCTAGCGCTCGGCAAATGCAGCTTGTTGAACGATCCAGATCCTCTGCTTCCCGTGGAAAGCTTTCGTATCGTTGGTGATGGCATGTCCACTtgattttgctgctgctggagctgctGTCGGCCGATACTTAGTTCGGCATAGTTTTGACTAAGATCCTCCAGTGGCTCCACCTTAGGTACGTCATGTTCATGATTCGAGGCGGGTGTGAACGGTTTCGTGGGACTAGCTGGactaaaaggaaaaatggttgGTTGACTACCCGACGGCGTAACGATGCCACTGTCACGCGAATCACAGCGTGACCGTTCGGGTGTTTCTGCCGGCTTCGAGGGACTAAAACCAATAGAACCGCTCTGCTGACCAGTGGTTGTCTGGATGGGTGCTTGCGCGGACAGTGGTAGATGTTGCTGTAACGCAACAATAGTCGCTGGTGCAACGTGCGGATGATGTACGGACTTTCGTGCATCCGGATGCTGTCCAAGAGGTAGGTAATTTGGGATGTTAGTTCCCGATTCCACCTTCGATTCACCGCTGAGGTCGAGTCGGCATTTGCCGGGGCTCGGTTGTATGGTGATGGGTGCAGAATATGCACGGGATGCATCTTCCAGCTGTGGACCGCACGTCATATTCATGTAGTCTTCCGCGTTAATTGGCACGATTCTGTCCTTGCGAGGATTCGAGGATGAAGACGAGGGCACGGTGGTCACGACACCATTGTTCCAAGACATCTCCATATACCCGTCAGGTGCGCTCGATGATTCGAGCGACTCGTCCTCAGCACCGTGCTGATGTGTGTTCATCTTCTCCTCGCTTCCACTGGCCTCTCCGACCGAACTGATCATCAACGGGGTCATATTCAGGTAATCTTCTGAAGGTACTTGCGTAGTGGTGGCACTGCCCCGGTTCGTTTCTTTAACTAGTGCACGGGGATACATTTCGAGGTAGTTATTATTCTGTCCGGCACTGCTTCCACTAGCCGCGGTGTCTGCGGGGCCGGTGACTTCGCGTGATGAACTTATCTGTATAGGGGAACTGGTTGAACCAACTCCCGGACAGTCCGGTTCGTCAAAACCGATTCGGGAGGTAGCAGCGGTAGCGACCGGAGTCATGTTCAAATAGTCGTTCTCTTCTGACTGTGAGTTTAAGCGACCGGGGCGCATTTCGACGTAACCGGAAACGGAAGCTTGTGGTCTCATCGGTCGCCGATCCTCCTCGTTGTTGTTGATATTGCCAGACATATCGAGATAATCCTCCATACCGGCTGGTTCGCTTATTCTCGTGGAAGGTTTCACTTGGCGCGGCGACGAGTAGTCGATCTCCATCAAATCACTCATTCGACCGTGCGAACCGTGCGACGGAGGTTTTCCACTGCCGTCGGTCAAAAGAGATCCGCTACCCGATTTCCTACCCATGGTACCAGATGCCAGTTCGTCCATTGGCAGATTCTCACCAATCGAGGCACCAAAGCTGCCCGCATGCGAAATGCTGCTCGTACTGCTCGAGCTATTATTGTTGCTGCTTTCCAGCATACTTCCCTGCGAGCTGGTAGAGGCAAACGACACGATAACCGGAGCTGCCGAATAACCCTTGTACACATCCGAACAGCGCGGTACTTTGGCACGGGAACCGACGGAGAAAGCGCGCTGCCGGGAACTAGCAGAACCACCCGATCCACCCACAGAGCTCTCGCCGGAGCTAAGCATTTCGACACGCAGCTTACGCTTTATGAGTTCTGGCCGGCTGCCCACCGAGTACGTTCGGAATGGCCGATCGTTTACCTCGTGATCGTCACTCTGCCCAATGTACGCTGGGACTTTCTCTAGCGAAAGGCGCAGATCAGCCGAAGGTGTTCCGGAAGTTATGCTACAGCTCGATGCTGCCGAAGACATGCCGCCACCGCCAATACCACTACCACCATTATTACCCGCTCCACCACCACTGGTTGCATTTGAGAGTCGACTGCTGCCGCCGCCGTTAAGCGTTGGATCCATCAGAACATACTCTTCGGTTGGTTGTATGGCACGCGACATACTCATCGGCACATACCCTGCACCATCGACCATATCCTCAGCTAGACTGGACGTACGACTATGGGCACTAGAACTGGAACACAACCTGCAACAAGAAAGAATAGATTCTGCTTCAGTAAATAGTTCTTCCTGACACCCAAGTACTCTGCTCACGTGAGCTTGCTGGCAGCTCTCGTGCGGTCGTAATTGAGCTTGACGCTCCTGACACAACGTTATTTGGAAGCATATATAACTTACCCTCGCGAAAAGTCTGCCACTGGTGACATTGCCATGTAACAGCTGCCGGTTGGATCACCCGGTGAGCTGCCACTCGGGCTGCACATCTCCATGTATGCACTACCCTCCACCGAACCGACCGTGGACGGAGGGGCTGGACTGCCTCCTCTTCGCGTCGCCTGCGATATGGGAAGCGAGAGGGAATTTTGATGATAGTGGCCGTGTCTGCTTGCGCTACTACTAGCAGTAGTGTGATGATTCTGCACGCCATACGTTCCGTATCGTATGGGTATGATTTTGTTGGGTATATGGTATAACGATTTCAAAAAGGGGGTTGACATTTCATTTCCGATAGTTGTCCCAAAAATGTCCCGCGAACAGATTGATAAtcatatttttgcatttatcGGAACGGATGTATAGTCGAGTGGGAAGCGAAACACGATCACGTGGCATACCGAGGTACATAGAATTTTGGAAAGAATTCAGAAGAAAAAGAGccaaaaaaacggaaccaatTAAGTATCAGAAAACCAATTGCAATTCTATGTGCGTCTTTGAAGGGAACAAATTTGGAATCGAACTATTGAATTTTgtgctttcgttggaaaatcGCTGCCCTACGTATCCGGTCGACAGCGATAGTAGATGCCAGGCACAAATACTTCGTTTGCATGATGTGGTATTACATTCGATTTGTGGGGGATTTATTCCTTCAAAATGACTGTCGCTTTTCCATGACTCTGGTTCGTTTGCCGTGAGAGCTGGGAAACGAACGGGAATCGCTGGccaaacacacatacgtaGGATACTTACGGGTATCGCGAAGTCGTCATGCTGTGAAAGTCCGCAACCGGCACGCAAATCTATATGACCGTAGTCCTTGATGAACTCTTCCGAATTTTCCTCCGGTATGGAGCAGCCGGAATTGAGTTGACTGCAAAGAAGAATGAAATGGGGGGTCAAATGGAGAAGATGTTTACAGCGACTGTCTCAAAATGCTTCAGCTGTGAGCTAGAGAAGCGTggagttgttttattattcactTTGCACTTGTTCTTTGTAGCCACTCACTTAATGACCTTAGGGTAGCCATTGCCTTCGTCCGGTGTTAGCGAACCAGTGATGAAGCTGTCCGTCGACTCATCGATGCTGAGAGAGGACCCATCCGAACCGGTCGAGTAGGTGGCGGGTGGAGGCGGGCTGAGCGGGGAAGAATTGACTGGCGGGCTGTGGCTATGGCTGATGTGCACCGAGTGTGGCCGATTATTGCTCGGGATCATGCGAGGCGGTGGCATACCACCACTGTTTAACATcagctgatgatgctgctgctggttaagatattgctggtgttgttgttgctgctgctgctgctgctgatgtggCATCGTTTCGCTAGTCGTTCGATTTCGCGATGGAAGACTGCCGGAGCGATCGCGCGCAATAGAAACACCTGCGATTCGGGACAAAGTCATCACAGATGGCATCGAaggaaaaagataaaataaaaatctaattAGTACGATTGCGATGGGATGTTTGCGAATCTGGGTACAGTTCCTTTCAATTGAACAAAATCAACTGGTAGCAAAGAAAGTAATGGTATATATAAAAAGTccgaaggaaataaatatcCCCCTGCAAACCAGTAGCTTTTgtagccgaaaaaaaaactaaaaacataaCTTATTCTATTCATCTTACAGTACTAAATTTGTTTATCGCAGATACACGCGTAGGATGCGTGTGCAAACAAAGGAAAGAGCGTGTTGTCATGCATTAAAAGGAATACGAtcgaaagaaatgttttgtgGTGTGCAGGTGCTTAGccttccattttgttgtgGCCCCTTtgtgtttaaaattcaaacttaTCCAACAGAGAGCGCTAGCGGATTGTGATGTTAGAAATGTTCTAAGAGCGATGATAAAGCCGAATGGCGCTGATATACGGTGCGGTTTTTGTGAAATCTATGATTATGAACATTCCAAAGCTATCTTTCCTCGTAACGATGTATCGTGTATGTAATCAAAGTAGTTGTGGTCAATATGGCAAACCCGTTGCACTCCCTCCTCCCTTGCACCCCCTCCTCCCTTGCTCGTTATTCCCTTCACCCTCCTCACATGTGACCAAAATCCGATAATTCGATTACGATAAGTACGTTCCAAGGAGAATCAGCAGTTAGCAGTTGTTTCGAtaggtttaatttttcatgCGTGATCCTTCTTGTGGACAACCCAGCCGAGTGCTTTGGTTCGGATTTTATAGCCTGGATTGgatttataaaacaatgtGCCAAATCGATTATCACGGGAGATGAGTTCAATTCATTGCTTGCAGGTTTAGGTTGACAGGTGGCACTTTGTACTGGCGCTGTAATCCAATTAGGACGATGCACGgacattatttaaataaacagtGTGGCGGAAATAAACATTCTTTTAAGCCGAACACATGGTTTCACGGTACGGATGATTGGATGtattattcaaaattatgaataaataagaaaaaatcgaaacggaGGTTTGTACGGAGTATGATATCATTCTAATAAACACGATTCAAATTGCCGTACTAATGCTGCTAAATGAACATAAACTTGAACAAATGAATATTTCGAAgaagaacaaataaaataggGAAACAAGATGCTACTAACTCAAAAGTAATCAACCCTAATTGTAGTTGTGTGTGTTCGATGTATAATAGTGTATAATGTACGTTGTGTCATTTgaaggtaagaaaaaaaaacaagtgtaaCAATGGAaagtataaataaatcataacacaaaataaaatacgtaAAGTGCAAAGACACATTGTCAAAAAGAatcattatgaaaaaatggaaataaagaaACAGAACAAGACATaataacgaaaataaaacataaataaaatacaagaGAGTAGAGAGAACAGAAACCAGATGCAAATCATGAAATACAAAATACATACTCCTGCTGATCGTACCGCTGGCAGTACGGCCACCGATCGGGCGCCGCAGTGCTGCCGGTGAGGAACCGTTCGTGCTCTTATGGGAAGTGGTATTGCTACTAATGGCGTGAATGCAATTGCTACTGGTACTGCACTGTGACGAGGGACTACTACAACTACAGCCACTGCCGTTAGCGGTGTAGCAGTTCGAAGAGGACCCGGCCGAACCaccacccatcatcatcgtgcggCCACCATCCGCCATCATAGCCATCTTCAGCCCGATCAGACCCATCTTGCCGGCGGACAACGACGACGTCGATGGTGACGATGAAGGTGAAGCGGAAGGTTGCTGCAGATTACTGCTGCGTAACAGACGGCTTATGAGAGATAGCTGACCTGCCTGACCACTCTCCGGACAAGACGAAGCGTTATCGCTCTGGCCGCCAACCGGTGGG
This Anopheles marshallii chromosome 3, idAnoMarsDA_429_01, whole genome shotgun sequence DNA region includes the following protein-coding sequences:
- the LOC128711177 gene encoding pneumococcal serine-rich repeat protein, whose protein sequence is MSTLTNHTNNNNNNNNSASIQQHQFSPQGATPPTSTSTSVVGPSAAATSNSFNNNFHASDCINIINNNLNSATSQSQPTATTTSTTASNSSSSGGVVSGILGVQEFSAKLFLPFSRSKMMHSSSINANTSADPSTIDTMEGSMAGPSKGATGIIFNSAGSSGASRGSTLVIPEALNVVLHGYQRKQKTNKKKYFVVYGDRPGLPARLEYFDSEKKFKQSFLKSGNCEGPTPKRSIVLRSCFNINKRHETKKHVITLYTKDDYFCILFESEDELNRWLRTLLRLQRGEESEGDPPKPSFEHIWDVYVQRKGLGDSYGILGNYRLCITDKILSLVRIGSDLTAHQEKRADLVEFSLASIRRCGHSQRYFYLEVGRSSKTGAGEIWMEVQDSIIAQNMYTTIMKSAKSKDDNLGPMIRIRSSSANAASKPTSMLFRRQTHTGQKPMNCSPSSEDQSNNATNSESSSSAASINTVVLVGSPPKGSGTNNSGAPNSKPRSVVVANPNLPACAENIPLGSYATTSSSKNATATSANPTNNATSTSIATTITTITTATSSTVTASMANSVTTNSYHAPTIVSFAGHTQTNSLTAAICSTFVSTPAAMFTCSHSSTSSLTSIGSCSPSDAYVPLVPVTGGRSTSPNQQPMSAVASGGVSGATVYVSRGSLIGSPRLGVTAQSPSYRRMSLKKSTTESCGGRTAKMEAPNSSPLLSSKQRGGQTSRHYHHQQQQQHLHGTAMLPPTASSHLSHNHTLLQHPHHHHHPYLHHGTQTPLTSSVVATSAVGQPATPSSVAGLHHTASGVVGTSSCSSSSRSSSSSSSSTSTIAVINDFSSSSTDHVTSASSTAGVVFHQRALSLPSAPMLGHSPHSNTNHLGALHATGSSVRSSSQSSVSAAGSGQGPGSTGSTNGQQHIVTLSASLSTSSASSTGTIQPVHHRTRSLPLTEESATRVTNERSVGHSGWWQQQQTQHHNHHHYNHLPYSQQQHYASSHSFASATSYHRKASSAYLLTPTLTGGGGWSPPVSEVLCTSPQRHQYEYSPDSCNTPFANLVPSRSSMESIIEDQRYLPMDLKKPLVQAPPVGGQSDNASSCPESGQAGQLSLISRLLRSSNLQQPSASPSSSPSTSSLSAGKMGLIGLKMAMMADGGRTMMMGGGSAGSSSNCYTANGSGCSCSSPSSQCSTSSNCIHAISSNTTSHKSTNGSSPAALRRPIGGRTASGTISRSVSIARDRSGSLPSRNRTTSETMPHQQQQQQQQQHQQYLNQQQHHQLMLNSGGMPPPRMIPSNNRPHSVHISHSHSPPVNSSPLSPPPPATYSTGSDGSSLSIDESTDSFITGSLTPDEGNGYPKVINQLNSGCSIPEENSEEFIKDYGHIDLRAGCGLSQHDDFAIPATRRGGSPAPPSTVGSVEGSAYMEMCSPSGSSPGDPTGSCYMAMSPVADFSRGLCSSSSAHSRTSSLAEDMVDGAGYVPMSMSRAIQPTEEYVLMDPTLNGGGSSRLSNATSGGGAGNNGGSGIGGGGMSSAASSCSITSGTPSADLRLSLEKVPAYIGQSDDHEVNDRPFRTYSVGSRPELIKRKLRVEMLSSGESSVGGSGGSASSRQRAFSVGSRAKVPRCSDVYKGYSAAPVIVSFASTSSQGSMLESSNNNSSSSTSSISHAGSFGASIGENLPMDELASGTMGRKSGSGSLLTDGSGKPPSHGSHGRMSDLMEIDYSSPRQVKPSTRISEPAGMEDYLDMSGNINNNEEDRRPMRPQASVSGYVEMRPGRLNSQSEENDYLNMTPVATAATSRIGFDEPDCPGVGSTSSPIQISSSREVTGPADTAASGSSAGQNNNYLEMYPRALVKETNRGSATTTQVPSEDYLNMTPLMISSVGEASGSEEKMNTHQHGAEDESLESSSAPDGYMEMSWNNGVVTTVPSSSSSNPRKDRIVPINAEDYMNMTCGPQLEDASRAYSAPITIQPSPGKCRLDLSGESKVESGTNIPNYLPLGQHPDARKSVHHPHVAPATIVALQQHLPLSAQAPIQTTTGQQSGSIGFSPSKPAETPERSRCDSRDSGIVTPSGSQPTIFPFSPASPTKPFTPASNHEHDVPKVEPLEDLSQNYAELSIGRQQLQQQQNQVDMPSPTIRKLSTGSRGSGSFNKLHLPSASFGQPDYVNYCPNTPPVDGMNVQLNVQPPSRNRFEDDGAGDYALMNPASSRKLSTTSMGMGTLGVHTSPLAITTLATGSFPSTTDSVSPPVLVARKSTLLLSSPQMGFKPITSSQDAELLSHSKLPMGSANSPKALNLARRTGEPVFSFTDQHQHQLPPLQRSISTGTRPNSVNSELIGKVGTITSGPTGCTIAAGAGVSTRPNSANSERLPVISATSSSASSTSTLCESKNQSPTASSTALATMGSSSTTTSPSVPGSRPDSVSSITDPNIVSRPPSVSSERELHYASLDLPPCSKQPPVASPYAPGTLMLLAGNASGNNNSSNSNSTGGVTKMDVDEPLPGSNESRSSFDVTNSSSPSPSSSGCNLHQQQQQQQPVRCAAFTYAKIDFVRSQAQKQHQPPAGPGSAGSTGSGGTSTPQSSQA